The Pseudochaenichthys georgianus chromosome 8, fPseGeo1.2, whole genome shotgun sequence genome has a segment encoding these proteins:
- the LOC117451165 gene encoding glycylpeptide N-tetradecanoyltransferase 1-like — MADENETAPMSEKEDVEDHGHCSDCENEEHHSDDGDRGLGDDTGAKKKKKKQKKKKKSGATEAVQDPLAKVNSLPADKLQEIQKAIELFSVGQGPAKTMEEATRRSYQFWDTQPVPKLGETVTSHGSIEPDKDHIREESYSLPQGFSWDTLDLGDAGVLKELYTLLNENYVEDDDNMFRFDYSPEFLLWALRPPGWLPQWHCGVRVNSNQKLVGFISAIPANISIYDIEKKMVEINFLCVHKKLRSKRVAPVLIREITRRVNLQGIFQAVYTAGVVLPKPVGTCRYWHRSLNPRKLIEVKFSHLSRNMTMQRTMKLYRLPEVPKTPGLRVMTKKDVPLVHRLLRGYLNQFNLVPAMTPEEVEHWLLPRENIIDTYLVENDGKVTDFLSFYTLPSTIMNHPVHRSLKAAYSFYNVHTTTPMLDLMSDALILAKSKGFDVFNALDLMENKTFLEKLKFGIGDGNLQYYLYNWKCPSMGSEKVGLVLQ; from the exons ATGGCGGATGAGAATGAGACAGCACCGATGTCGGAGAAAGAAGATGTAGAGGACCACGGACACTGTAGCGACTGTGAAAATGAAGAGCACCACTCTGACGATGG TGACAGAGGTTTGGGTGACGACACTGGGgctaagaagaagaaaaagaagcagaaaaagaagaagaaatctggtGCCACAGAAGCAGTCCAGGACCCCCTTGCCAAG GTGAATTCCTTGCCAGCTGATAAGCTACAGGAGATCCAAAAGGCCATTGAACTGTTCTCTGTAGGCCAAGGTCCTGCCAAAACCATGGAGGAGGCAACTCGGAGGAGTTACCAGTTCTGGGACACGCAGCCGGTGCCCAAGCTAG GAGAGACCGTGACATCACATGGCTCCATTGAACCTGACAAGGACCACATTCGTGAGGAGTCCTATAGCCTCCCGCAGGGCTTCAGCTGGGACACCCTCGACCTGGGAGATGCCGGCGTG CTCAAGGAGCTTTACACCCTCCTCAACGAGAACTATGTTGAAGATGATGACAACATGTTCCGATTCGACTACTCACCCGAGTTCCTGCTCTG GGCCCTGCGGCCCCCCGGCTGGTTGCCCCAGTGGCATTGTGGGGTCAGGGTTAACTCTAACCAGAAGCTGGTAGGCTTCATCAGTGCCATTCCTGCTAACATCTCTATCTATGACAT TGAGAAGAAAATGGTTGAGATAAATTTCCTCTGCGTCCACAAGAAGCTTCGCTCCAAACGAGTCGCTCCAGTTCTGATCAGAGAGATCACCAGACGGGTCAACCTGCAGGGAATCTTTCAGGCTGTTTACACTGCTGGAGTGGTCCTGCCCAAACCTGTGGGCACATGCAG GTACTGGCATCGCTCTTTGAACCCACGCAAACTAATCGAGGTGAAGTTCTCCCACTTGAGCAGGAACATGACCATGCAGCGCACCATGAAGTTGTACCGTCTGCCGGAG GTTCCTAAGACTCCAGGTCTGCGGGTGATGACCAAGAAGGATGTGCCATTGGTGCATCGCCTCCTCCGTGGGTACTTGAACCAGTTCAACCTGGTGCCTGCCATGACACCAGAAGAGGTGGAACACTGGCTACTTCCCAGGGAGAATATTATCGACACTTACCTGGTGGAG AATGATGGCAAAGTAACGGATTTCCTAAGTTTCTACACACTGCCCTCTACCATTATGAACCACCCTGTGCACCGCAGTCTAAAGGCAGCATACTCCTTCTACAACGTGCACACCACCACCCCCATGCTCGACCTGATGTCTGACGCCCTCATCCTAGCCAAATCG AAAGGGTTTGACGTCTTCAATGCACTGGATCTAATGGAAAACAAGACTTTCTTGGAGAAGCTTAAGTTCGGCATCGGTGATGGAAATCTACAGTATTATCTGTACAATTGGAAGTGTCCCAGCATGGGCTCAGAAAAG GTTGGGTTGGTACTGCAGTGA
- the LOC117450880 gene encoding 1-phosphatidylinositol 4,5-bisphosphate phosphodiesterase delta-3-A-like isoform X2: MMQGCSMVKVRSSRWQKSRNMRLMDDGLTVWCESTKSSRKAKAQQTFAVTEVECVREGCKSEALRRLSGSVPESHCFTVVFRGARKSLDLLSPCEDAARRWVRGLRTLKEHVANMSQKQKLDHWIRGYLRRADENQDGKMSYDEVKRLLQMINIDLSEQYAHSLFKRSDRSGDGRLDHVEIEEFCRELLRRPELDAVFRHYSSNGCVLATAELRDFLGDQGEDASLNHAQSLILTYELNDWAQKNRLMTQNGFTMYMLSRENDVVNPDHARVYQDMSRPLAHYFISSSHNTYLTKDQVTSASSTEPYIRALNQGCRCVELDCWDGDKGEPVIYHGHTLTSKVTFSEVIETIAQYAFKASPYPLILSLENHCSVEQQAVMAKHLHKILGSKLLTKPLSADPPKDLPSPEELRGRILVKAKKLIPHLGQLGKNGSCASFSSSSEDEVASSNKKDTAKVCSKLSPELSELVVYCRSVPFRGFENAPEKPPNEMSSFSESDALKLIKDSGKLFVRHNSRQLSRIYPSGQRLGSSNYDPQEMWNGGCQMVALNFQTPGEQMDLNQGRFLPNGRCGYLLKPAFLCSTTSDFNPENTGGGPGHTPTQLTIRIISAQQLPKIDTEKVSSIVDPQVWVEIHGVSIDNARNKTQRIDNNGFNPRWDCTLSFQLQVPELALVRFVVEDHDHTAKNDFVGQFTVPFISLRTGYRHVHLLKAGGSSLSPSTLFIHVKVTRKGVLIKTVSERMAIAKGKA; this comes from the exons ATGATGCAGGGCTGCAGCATGGTGAAGGTTCGCTCTTCGAGATGGCAGAAGAGTCGAAACATGCGGCTGATGGATGATGGACTCACTGTGTGGTGTGAATCTACAAAGAGTTCCCGCAAAGCCAAAGCCCAGCAGACAT TCGCAGTGACTGAAGTGGAGTGTGTGCGTGAAGGCTGCAAGTCCGAGGCGCTGAGGCGGCTGTCCGGGTCGGTGCCAGAGAGCCACTGCTTCACGGTGGTCTTCAGAGGGGCCCGGAAGAGCCTGGACCTGCTGAGCCCCTGTGAAGATGCAGCAAGACGCTGGGTACGAGGGCTCCGCACTTTGAAGGAGCATGTGGCCAACATGAGTCAGAAGCAAAAACTGGACCA TTGGATCCGAGGCTACCTGAGGCGAGCGGATGAGAACCAGGACGGCAAGATGAGCTACGATGAAGTCAAACGTCTGCTCCAGATGATCAACATTGACCTGAGTGAACAGTATGCCCACTCTTTATTCAAG AGGAGTGACCGATCAGGGGATGGCCGTCTGGATCACGTAGAGATCGAGGAGTTCTGCAGGGAGCTGCTGCGACGGCCCGAGCTCGAcgccgtgttcagacactattCCAGTAATGGTTGTGTGCTCGCCACTGCTGAGCTGCGCGACTTCCTGGGAGACCAAGGAGAAGACGCCTCGTTGAATCATGCTCAGAGCCTCATACTCACCTATGAGCTTAATGACTGGG CTCAGAAGAACCGCCTCATGACCCAGAATGGTTTCACCATGTACATGCTCTCCCGAGAGAATGACGTGGTTAACCCAGACCATGCCAGAGTGTACCAGGACATGAGCCGCCCTCTGGCCCACTACTTCATCTCCTCGTCCCACAACACATACCTCACCAAGGACCAGGTCACCAGCGCCAGCAGCACTGAGCCCTACATCAG GGCTCTGAATCAGGGATGTCGCTGTGTTGAGCTGGACTGCTGGGATGGAGATAAAGGTGAACCTGTCATCTACCACGGCCACACTCTCACCTCCAAAGTCACTTTCAGTGAAGTCATTGAAACCATCGCCCAGTACGCCTTCAAG GCCTCCCCATATCCTCTAATCCTGTCTTTGGAGAATCACTGTTCTGTGGAGCAGCAGGCGGTCATGGCCAAACACCTTCACAAAATCCTGGGCAGCAAACTGCTCACCAAGCCCCTCAGTGCCGACCCGCCAAAAGATCTGCCTTCTCCTGAA GAGCTGAGGGGGCGGATTCTGGTAAAAGCAAAGAAGCTGATCCCTCACCTGGGGCAGCTGGGTAAGAATGGCAGCTGTGCCAGCTTCTCCTCGAGCTCTGAAGATGAAGTAGCAAGCAGCAATAAGAAGGATACTGCAAAG GTCTGTTCTAAACTGAGCCCAGAGCTATCAGAGCTGGTGGTGTACTGCAGAAGTGTCCCCTTCCGTGGCTTTGAAAATGCACCTGAAAAACCTCCAAACGAAATGTCTTCCTTCTCTGAAAGTGATGCCCTCAAGCTCATCAAAGACTCAG GGAAGCTTTTTGTGAGACACAACAGCAGGCAGCTGAGCCGGATCTACCCCTCTGGCCAGCGCCTCGGATCATCCAACTATGATCCTCAGGAAATGTGGAACGGTGGCTGCCAGATGG TGGCTCTTAACTTCCAAACGCCAGGAGAGCAGATGGACCTGAACCAGGGCCGCTTCCTGCCCAATGGTCGCTGTGGATACCTTCTTAAACCAGCTTTTCTGTGCAGCACCACTTCTGACTTTAACCCAGAGAACACAGGAGGAGGCCCCGGTCACACCCCCACCCAGCTGACTATACGA ATAATATCTGCGCAGCAGCTTCCAAAAATTGACACGGAGAAGGTTAGCTCCATTGTGGACCCACAAGTATGGGTGGAAATTCATGGGGTGTCAATTGATAATGCAAGAAACAAAACCCAACGCATCGACAACAATG GTTTCAACCCCCGATGGGACTGCACTCTGAGCTTCCAGCTGCAGGTCCCTGAACTGGCCCTGGTGCGGTTTGTAGTGGAGGACCACGATCACACTGCCAAAAATGACTTTGTGGGGCAATTCACTGTACCATTCATCAGCCTACGAACAG GTTATCGACATGTTCATTTATTGAAGGCAGGTGGTTCCAGTCTGTCCCCCAGCACACTCTTCATCCATGTCAAAGTCACCCGCAAAGGAGTACTAATCAAAACTGTGTCAGAGCGTATGGCCATTGCTAAAGGCAAGGCATGA
- the LOC117450880 gene encoding 1-phosphatidylinositol 4,5-bisphosphate phosphodiesterase delta-3-A-like isoform X1, whose product MLGSGKSATSSPKEQRKKGAEKPIDPIRRLGLLDNEDVRVMMQGCSMVKVRSSRWQKSRNMRLMDDGLTVWCESTKSSRKAKAQQTFAVTEVECVREGCKSEALRRLSGSVPESHCFTVVFRGARKSLDLLSPCEDAARRWVRGLRTLKEHVANMSQKQKLDHWIRGYLRRADENQDGKMSYDEVKRLLQMINIDLSEQYAHSLFKRSDRSGDGRLDHVEIEEFCRELLRRPELDAVFRHYSSNGCVLATAELRDFLGDQGEDASLNHAQSLILTYELNDWAQKNRLMTQNGFTMYMLSRENDVVNPDHARVYQDMSRPLAHYFISSSHNTYLTKDQVTSASSTEPYIRALNQGCRCVELDCWDGDKGEPVIYHGHTLTSKVTFSEVIETIAQYAFKASPYPLILSLENHCSVEQQAVMAKHLHKILGSKLLTKPLSADPPKDLPSPEELRGRILVKAKKLIPHLGQLGKNGSCASFSSSSEDEVASSNKKDTAKVCSKLSPELSELVVYCRSVPFRGFENAPEKPPNEMSSFSESDALKLIKDSGKLFVRHNSRQLSRIYPSGQRLGSSNYDPQEMWNGGCQMVALNFQTPGEQMDLNQGRFLPNGRCGYLLKPAFLCSTTSDFNPENTGGGPGHTPTQLTIRIISAQQLPKIDTEKVSSIVDPQVWVEIHGVSIDNARNKTQRIDNNGFNPRWDCTLSFQLQVPELALVRFVVEDHDHTAKNDFVGQFTVPFISLRTGYRHVHLLKAGGSSLSPSTLFIHVKVTRKGVLIKTVSERMAIAKGKA is encoded by the exons ATGTTAGGCAGCGGTAAATCAGCGACCAGCAGTCCGAAAGAGCAGAGGAAGAAAGGGGCTGAGAAGCCCATAGACCCCATCAGGAGGCTCG GGCTGCTGGACAACGAGGATGTTCGTGTGATGATGCAGGGCTGCAGCATGGTGAAGGTTCGCTCTTCGAGATGGCAGAAGAGTCGAAACATGCGGCTGATGGATGATGGACTCACTGTGTGGTGTGAATCTACAAAGAGTTCCCGCAAAGCCAAAGCCCAGCAGACAT TCGCAGTGACTGAAGTGGAGTGTGTGCGTGAAGGCTGCAAGTCCGAGGCGCTGAGGCGGCTGTCCGGGTCGGTGCCAGAGAGCCACTGCTTCACGGTGGTCTTCAGAGGGGCCCGGAAGAGCCTGGACCTGCTGAGCCCCTGTGAAGATGCAGCAAGACGCTGGGTACGAGGGCTCCGCACTTTGAAGGAGCATGTGGCCAACATGAGTCAGAAGCAAAAACTGGACCA TTGGATCCGAGGCTACCTGAGGCGAGCGGATGAGAACCAGGACGGCAAGATGAGCTACGATGAAGTCAAACGTCTGCTCCAGATGATCAACATTGACCTGAGTGAACAGTATGCCCACTCTTTATTCAAG AGGAGTGACCGATCAGGGGATGGCCGTCTGGATCACGTAGAGATCGAGGAGTTCTGCAGGGAGCTGCTGCGACGGCCCGAGCTCGAcgccgtgttcagacactattCCAGTAATGGTTGTGTGCTCGCCACTGCTGAGCTGCGCGACTTCCTGGGAGACCAAGGAGAAGACGCCTCGTTGAATCATGCTCAGAGCCTCATACTCACCTATGAGCTTAATGACTGGG CTCAGAAGAACCGCCTCATGACCCAGAATGGTTTCACCATGTACATGCTCTCCCGAGAGAATGACGTGGTTAACCCAGACCATGCCAGAGTGTACCAGGACATGAGCCGCCCTCTGGCCCACTACTTCATCTCCTCGTCCCACAACACATACCTCACCAAGGACCAGGTCACCAGCGCCAGCAGCACTGAGCCCTACATCAG GGCTCTGAATCAGGGATGTCGCTGTGTTGAGCTGGACTGCTGGGATGGAGATAAAGGTGAACCTGTCATCTACCACGGCCACACTCTCACCTCCAAAGTCACTTTCAGTGAAGTCATTGAAACCATCGCCCAGTACGCCTTCAAG GCCTCCCCATATCCTCTAATCCTGTCTTTGGAGAATCACTGTTCTGTGGAGCAGCAGGCGGTCATGGCCAAACACCTTCACAAAATCCTGGGCAGCAAACTGCTCACCAAGCCCCTCAGTGCCGACCCGCCAAAAGATCTGCCTTCTCCTGAA GAGCTGAGGGGGCGGATTCTGGTAAAAGCAAAGAAGCTGATCCCTCACCTGGGGCAGCTGGGTAAGAATGGCAGCTGTGCCAGCTTCTCCTCGAGCTCTGAAGATGAAGTAGCAAGCAGCAATAAGAAGGATACTGCAAAG GTCTGTTCTAAACTGAGCCCAGAGCTATCAGAGCTGGTGGTGTACTGCAGAAGTGTCCCCTTCCGTGGCTTTGAAAATGCACCTGAAAAACCTCCAAACGAAATGTCTTCCTTCTCTGAAAGTGATGCCCTCAAGCTCATCAAAGACTCAG GGAAGCTTTTTGTGAGACACAACAGCAGGCAGCTGAGCCGGATCTACCCCTCTGGCCAGCGCCTCGGATCATCCAACTATGATCCTCAGGAAATGTGGAACGGTGGCTGCCAGATGG TGGCTCTTAACTTCCAAACGCCAGGAGAGCAGATGGACCTGAACCAGGGCCGCTTCCTGCCCAATGGTCGCTGTGGATACCTTCTTAAACCAGCTTTTCTGTGCAGCACCACTTCTGACTTTAACCCAGAGAACACAGGAGGAGGCCCCGGTCACACCCCCACCCAGCTGACTATACGA ATAATATCTGCGCAGCAGCTTCCAAAAATTGACACGGAGAAGGTTAGCTCCATTGTGGACCCACAAGTATGGGTGGAAATTCATGGGGTGTCAATTGATAATGCAAGAAACAAAACCCAACGCATCGACAACAATG GTTTCAACCCCCGATGGGACTGCACTCTGAGCTTCCAGCTGCAGGTCCCTGAACTGGCCCTGGTGCGGTTTGTAGTGGAGGACCACGATCACACTGCCAAAAATGACTTTGTGGGGCAATTCACTGTACCATTCATCAGCCTACGAACAG GTTATCGACATGTTCATTTATTGAAGGCAGGTGGTTCCAGTCTGTCCCCCAGCACACTCTTCATCCATGTCAAAGTCACCCGCAAAGGAGTACTAATCAAAACTGTGTCAGAGCGTATGGCCATTGCTAAAGGCAAGGCATGA